In a single window of the Oncorhynchus tshawytscha isolate Ot180627B unplaced genomic scaffold, Otsh_v2.0 Un_contig_2270_pilon_pilon, whole genome shotgun sequence genome:
- the LOC112240107 gene encoding NLR family CARD domain-containing protein 3-like, which produces MSLSGEHDTKTKSPIQQERPASPVPSCVSMKSDQSMDPPINFREGDFSTEQRNQQERSESEILSGQSSQSHQTDLASIFSLLEEKIMTFVKNELKMFKRILSPELPEGFESQKQDKEVVDAEDEKQESSAREGALKITLHILRKMNQKELADTLEKYELAVICQRELKSNLKKKFQCVFEGIAKQGNPTLLNKIYTELYITEGGTGEVNNEHELRQIETTTRKQARPETAIKCNNIFKPLTGQDKLIRTVLTKGVAGIGKTVSVQKFILDWAEGKANQDVQFVFSFPFRELNLMKGDKHTFIELLNHFSMETKQSRISNYNKYKVLFIFDGLDECRLPLDFQKNKICWDVTESTSVDVLLTNLIKGNLLPSALLWITTRPAAANKIPSGCVDQVTEVRGFNDPQKEEYFRKRFSDEDLASRIISHIKTSRSLHIMCHIPVFCWISATVLEHMLKHKREEMPKTLTEMYTHLVVFHTKQKNEKYLGKEETGPHWNKESILSLGKLAFQQLVNGNLIFYEEDLKEAGIDVNEASVYSGLCTQLFKEECVLYQDKVYCFVHLSIQEFLAAVYVFLSFINNNENLMVKLHSTSSNFSSLFRHQLEVAFYKSAVDKALQSERGNLDLFLRFLLGLSLESNQKHLRGLLTKTRSSSQSHEETVKYIKEKIRENPSPERSINLFHCLNELNDHSLVEEIQRFLRAGSLSKPNLSPAQWSALVFVLLTSEKELDVFDLKKYSRSEEGLLRLLPVVKASRAVLLSGCLVTEEGCASLVSAL; this is translated from the exons tccaatccagcaggagagaccagcctcccctgttcccagctgtgtgtccatgaagagtgaccaGTCTATGGATCCTCCTATAAACTTTAGAGAGGGAGACTTTTCTACTGAACAAAG aaaccaacaggagagatcagagtcagagattctcagtggtcagtcttcccagagtcatcaaacagacctggcctccatattcagt ttgctTGAAGAGAAAATTATGACATTTGTGAAGAACGAGCTGAAGATGTTCAAGAGGATTCTTAGTCCAGAACTCCCAGAAGGCTTTGAGAGTCAGAAGCAGGATAAGGAAGTGGTGGATGCTGAAGATGAGAAGCAGGAGAGCAGTGCCAGAGAGGGGGCTCTGAAGATCACACTGCACATCCTGAGGAAAATGAACCAGAAGGAGCTTGCTGACACACTGGAGAAAT ATGAGCTTGCTGTGATTTGCCAACGTGAACTCAAATCTAATCTAAAGAAGAAGTTTCAATGTGTATTTGAGGGGATCGCTAAACAAggaaacccaacacttctcaataagatctacacagagctctacatcacagagggtggaacaggagaggtcaataatgaacatgagctgagacagattgagacaacaACCAGGAAACAAGCAAGACCAGAGACTGCAATCAAATGTAACAACATCTTCAAACCCTTAACTGGACAAGACAAACTtatcagaactgtgctgacaaaggGAGTCGCTGGCATTGGAAAAACAGTCTCTGTGCAGAAGTTCATTCTGGACTGGGCTGAAGGAAAAGCAAATCAGGATGTCCAATTTGTATTTTCATTCCCTTTTCGGGAGCTGAATTTGATGAAAGGGGACAAACACACGTTCATTGAACTTCTTAATCACTTCTCAATGGAAACCAAACAATCAAGAATCTCCAACTACAACAAGTACAAAgttctgttcatctttgatgGTCTGGATGAGTGCCGACTGCCCCTAGACTTCCAGAAGAACAAGATCTGTTGGGACGTCACAGAGTCAACCTCAGTGGATGTTCTGCTGACAAATCTCATCAAGGGaaatctgcttccctctgctctcctctggataaCTACCCGACCTGCAGCAGCCAATAAGATCCCTTCAGGGTGTGTTGACCAGGTGACAGAGGTACGAGGGTTCAATGACCCACAGAAGGAGGAGTACTTCAggaagagattcagtgatgaggacctggccagcagaatcatctcacacataaagacatcaaggagcctccacatcatgtgccacattccagtcttctgttggatttctgcaacagtccttgaacacatgctgaaacataagagAGAAGAGATGCCCAAGACTCTGACTGAGATGTACACACACCTTGTGGTGTTTCATACCAAACAGAAGAATGAAAAGTATCTTGGGAAAGAAGAGACAGGTCCACACTGGAATAAAGAGAGCATTCTGTCACTGGGAAAACTGGCTTTTCAACAGCTTGTGAATGGCAATCTGATTTTCTATGAAGAAGACCTGAAAGAGGCTGGCATTGATGTCAATGAAGCCTCAGTGTACTCAGGATTGTGCACACAGCTCTTTAAAGAGGAATGTGTGCTGTACCAGGACAAGGTGTACTGCTTTGTTCATCTGAGCATTCAGGAGTTTCTGGCTGCTGTATATGTGTTCCTCTCATTCATCAACAACAATGAGAATCTAATGGTCAAACTGCATTCAACGAGTAGTAACTTTTCTTCGCTATTCAGACACCAGCTTGAAGTTGCTTTCTACAAGAGTGCTGTGGATAAAGCCTTACAAAGTGAGAGAGGAAACCTGGACCttttcctccgcttccttctgggcctctcactggagtccaatcagaaGCACTTACGAGGTCTACTGACAAAGACAAGAAGCAGCTCACAGAGCCATGAAGAAACAGTCAAGTACATCAAGGAGAAGATCAGGGAGAATCCCTCTCCAGAGAGGAGCATcaatctgttccactgtctgaatgaactgaatgaccATTCTCTAGTGGAGGAGATCCAACGCTTCCTGAGAGCAGGAAGTCTCTCAAAACCCAACCTGTCACCTGCACAGTGGTCAGCTCTGGTCTTTGTGTTGCTGACTTCAGAAAAGGAGCTGGATGTGTTTGAcctgaagaaatactccagatcagaggaaggtctTCTGAGGCTGCTGCCAGTGGTCAAAGCCTCCAGAGCTGTTCT gctgtcaggctgtctagtcacagaggaaggctgtgcttctctggtctcagctctg